A single Henriciella sp. AS95 DNA region contains:
- a CDS encoding PhzF family phenazine biosynthesis protein — MTTLPFYQIDAFATRTFEGNQACVMPMDEFLPDAQLLAIAAENNVAETAFIVPKGDGVWALRWFTPTIEVPLCGHATLAAAHVLFSHMGFDGREIGFDTVKSGRLTVKKAAGGRYEMDFPAPDVRKMDITDDVAAALGAWPLEAWGGPFYACVFASADDIVQLQPDLDLIRKLGVMQDVDRGNLGCLAVQGDGIDVVSRFFAPASGIPEDPATGSWHCMIAAILGPRFKRPLDCYQAYPGRGGQIGIELIGDRVKLRGKAVTVIEGTFSL, encoded by the coding sequence ATGACCACCCTGCCCTTCTATCAGATCGACGCTTTCGCCACGCGCACCTTCGAGGGCAACCAGGCCTGCGTCATGCCGATGGACGAATTCCTGCCCGACGCGCAACTTCTTGCAATCGCCGCCGAAAACAATGTGGCGGAGACAGCCTTCATCGTTCCGAAGGGTGATGGCGTCTGGGCGCTGCGCTGGTTCACACCGACCATTGAAGTGCCGCTCTGCGGACACGCAACGCTCGCCGCGGCGCACGTCCTGTTCAGCCATATGGGTTTTGACGGCCGGGAGATCGGTTTCGACACGGTGAAGTCCGGCCGTCTCACCGTGAAGAAGGCCGCCGGTGGGCGCTACGAAATGGACTTTCCAGCCCCAGACGTGCGCAAGATGGACATTACCGATGATGTCGCCGCCGCGCTCGGCGCATGGCCGCTCGAGGCTTGGGGCGGCCCGTTCTATGCCTGCGTCTTCGCGAGCGCCGACGATATCGTGCAGCTTCAGCCCGACCTTGACCTCATCAGGAAGCTCGGCGTGATGCAGGATGTTGATCGCGGCAATCTCGGCTGCCTCGCCGTTCAGGGCGACGGTATCGATGTCGTGAGCCGCTTCTTTGCGCCCGCCAGCGGCATCCCGGAAGATCCCGCCACGGGCAGCTGGCACTGCATGATCGCCGCCATTCTCGGCCCCCGCTTCAAACGCCCGCTCGACTGCTATCAGGCCTATCCCGGCCGCGGCGGCCAGATCGGGATTGAGCTCATCGGCGACCGCGTGAAACTGCGCGGAAAAGCTGTGACGGTGATCGAGGGCACCTTCTCTCTTTAA
- a CDS encoding TAXI family TRAP transporter solute-binding subunit — protein sequence MPLDVARKSRLSTAQWVDDAVEKRMKDALKVYAPLALLVIASIWLALSLIDPAPPSKVTFASGGSSGAYYSLAQQYAAALAENDVDVEVLETRGSVENLELLMAGKADIAFIQGGLAGEDAREELRSLAGMFHEPFWVFVRADTGAEDFGDLRSVRLSIGAEGSGTRALAIELQDDWEGEWSESARRTESGLAAAAALKAGDLDAAAFSASISAPYITDLLETPGISLLPFDRAPALARRTAALDEVTLYQGILDLQNDIPAQDIPLIASVAQLAVDKELHPAIQSLLLEASEQIHSGNSAFAQGGAFPDQDLIDLPLSSEAERYWKNGPSFLRNYFSFQVANFLDRAWVFLIPLITLLIPLVRMAPPLYRWRVRRKIYVWYSDLRELESRGRQAENDEERGKVLDELSGLQKEVGELDVPLSYTEEVYHLRSHITFVRNLVTGLYERPVDMGSPRTA from the coding sequence ATGCCACTCGACGTGGCGCGCAAGAGCAGGCTAAGTACCGCGCAGTGGGTGGACGACGCAGTGGAAAAGCGGATGAAAGATGCATTGAAGGTCTACGCGCCTCTGGCCTTGCTTGTCATAGCGAGCATCTGGTTGGCCTTGTCGCTGATCGATCCTGCGCCGCCATCGAAGGTCACATTTGCGTCAGGCGGGTCTAGCGGCGCGTATTATTCGCTCGCCCAGCAATACGCAGCAGCGCTTGCGGAAAACGATGTTGATGTCGAAGTGCTGGAAACAAGAGGCTCGGTCGAGAACCTTGAACTCCTGATGGCCGGCAAGGCCGATATCGCCTTTATACAGGGTGGGCTTGCAGGCGAAGACGCGCGCGAGGAGCTGCGCTCGCTTGCCGGGATGTTTCATGAGCCGTTCTGGGTGTTCGTGCGCGCGGATACGGGCGCTGAGGACTTTGGTGACCTTCGGTCTGTCCGCCTTTCGATTGGCGCAGAAGGATCTGGAACGCGCGCGCTTGCCATAGAGCTGCAGGATGACTGGGAAGGCGAATGGTCGGAGAGCGCCCGGCGCACAGAGAGCGGCCTTGCCGCCGCTGCGGCGCTGAAGGCTGGCGATCTCGATGCGGCTGCGTTTTCCGCTTCTATCAGTGCGCCCTATATCACCGACCTACTCGAAACGCCGGGGATCAGCCTGCTTCCCTTTGATCGCGCACCGGCCCTGGCCCGCCGCACCGCCGCGCTCGATGAAGTGACGCTTTATCAGGGCATTCTCGACCTGCAGAACGACATCCCGGCGCAGGACATTCCGCTCATCGCATCTGTCGCGCAGCTGGCCGTCGACAAGGAGCTGCATCCGGCCATCCAGTCTCTGCTTCTGGAAGCGTCCGAGCAAATTCATTCTGGAAACTCGGCCTTTGCGCAGGGCGGTGCTTTTCCTGATCAGGACCTTATCGATCTGCCGCTGTCCAGCGAGGCTGAACGGTACTGGAAGAACGGGCCGTCCTTCCTGCGCAATTATTTCTCCTTCCAGGTCGCCAACTTCCTGGACCGGGCGTGGGTCTTTCTGATCCCGTTGATCACGCTTCTCATTCCGCTCGTGCGCATGGCACCGCCGCTGTATCGCTGGCGGGTGCGCCGCAAGATCTATGTCTGGTATTCAGACCTTCGCGAACTCGAATCGAGAGGGCGTCAGGCCGAGAATGACGAAGAGCGCGGCAAGGTGCTTGATGAGCTTTCAGGTCTGCAGAAGGAGGTCGGCGAACTCGACGTTCCGCTCTCCTACACCGAGGAAGTCTATCACCTGCGCAGCCACATTACGTTTGTGCGCAACCTCGTCACAGGCCTCTATGAGCGCCCCGTCGATATGGGATCGCCGCGAACGGCCTAG
- the rlmN gene encoding 23S rRNA (adenine(2503)-C(2))-methyltransferase RlmN, whose protein sequence is MKIELDLSRRADGQTSAPRSLAGLSVPALKAEMEALGLDPKKAGMRAKQLRRWIHHFGVQDFAGMTDIAKELRADLAEKYILTRPEIAEHKVSVDGTQKWLTRFQPGVEGESVYIPDVGKSGALCVSSQVGCTLNCTFCHTGTQKLVRNLTAQEIVAQILIARDQLEEWPSSMENRKLTNIVFMGMGEPLYNLDNVAEAIDTISDGDGIALGRRRITVSTAGVAPKIPELGERTGAMLAISLHAVRDDLRNEIVPINRKYDLQTLFEAIRAYPDLGNSKRVTFEYVMLKGVNDSMAEARDLVKLLRGVPAKINLIPFNPWPGSPYECSDWETIENFAEIVNRAGYASPIRTPRGRDIFAACGQLRSESVKKSAAEKRREALETQQAEA, encoded by the coding sequence ATGAAGATCGAACTCGACCTCTCGCGCCGCGCTGACGGCCAGACATCCGCGCCCAGATCGCTGGCAGGCCTGTCCGTGCCTGCCCTGAAGGCAGAGATGGAAGCGCTCGGTCTCGATCCAAAAAAGGCAGGCATGCGCGCCAAGCAGCTGCGCCGCTGGATCCATCATTTCGGCGTGCAGGACTTTGCCGGCATGACCGACATCGCCAAGGAGCTGCGCGCAGACCTCGCGGAAAAGTATATCCTCACCCGGCCTGAAATTGCCGAACACAAGGTCTCTGTCGATGGCACCCAGAAATGGCTGACACGCTTCCAGCCAGGCGTCGAAGGCGAAAGCGTCTACATTCCTGATGTCGGCAAGTCCGGCGCGCTTTGCGTCTCGAGCCAGGTCGGCTGCACGCTGAACTGCACCTTCTGCCACACCGGCACGCAGAAGCTCGTTCGCAATCTGACCGCGCAGGAAATCGTTGCGCAGATCCTGATCGCACGCGACCAGCTGGAAGAGTGGCCATCGTCCATGGAGAACCGCAAGCTCACCAATATCGTCTTCATGGGCATGGGTGAGCCTCTATATAATCTCGATAATGTGGCAGAAGCCATCGACACGATTTCCGACGGCGACGGCATCGCGCTCGGCCGCCGCCGGATCACGGTGTCGACCGCTGGTGTCGCCCCGAAAATTCCGGAACTGGGAGAGCGCACCGGCGCCATGCTGGCCATCTCGCTGCATGCTGTGCGTGATGATCTTCGCAATGAGATCGTCCCGATCAATCGCAAATACGATCTTCAGACCCTGTTCGAAGCGATCCGCGCATATCCCGACCTCGGCAATTCCAAGCGTGTGACATTCGAGTACGTCATGCTGAAGGGCGTGAACGATTCGATGGCCGAAGCCCGCGATCTTGTGAAACTGCTGCGCGGTGTCCCGGCGAAGATCAACCTGATCCCGTTCAATCCATGGCCCGGCAGCCCTTATGAATGCTCGGACTGGGAAACCATCGAGAATTTCGCAGAGATCGTGAACCGGGCCGGTTACGCCTCGCCGATCCGTACGCCGCGTGGCCGCGATATCTTCGCCGCCTGCGGACAGCTGCGCTCTGAAAGCGTCAAGAAGTCAGCCGCCGAAAAGCGCCGCGAAGCGCTCGAAACCCAACAAGCCGAAGCCTAG
- a CDS encoding invasion associated locus B family protein: MLTRFSLATLFFTTAALTVAHAAPTAVGRYKDWTVFTETVNGETLCYAATEATDKAPRSADHGDVWFFVSNWRSGKARSQPSLKVGYELRADLPGRASIGRSGWTLYGVGREAFAQDRDDSKIVSALKKGSELRVEAVSARDTKVSYHFSLSGSAAAIDKASSACR; the protein is encoded by the coding sequence ATGCTCACCAGATTTTCTCTTGCGACTCTCTTCTTTACGACTGCCGCGCTCACCGTCGCGCATGCGGCGCCGACGGCGGTTGGCCGCTATAAGGACTGGACGGTGTTCACTGAAACGGTGAATGGCGAAACGCTTTGCTATGCCGCCACCGAAGCGACCGACAAGGCGCCGCGATCGGCCGACCATGGCGATGTCTGGTTCTTCGTCTCCAACTGGAGGTCCGGAAAGGCCCGCAGCCAGCCAAGTCTCAAAGTGGGTTACGAACTCCGTGCCGACCTGCCGGGCCGTGCCTCGATCGGCCGCTCAGGCTGGACCCTTTACGGCGTCGGGCGCGAAGCGTTTGCGCAGGACCGTGACGATTCCAAGATCGTCTCGGCCCTGAAGAAAGGCAGCGAACTTCGTGTCGAAGCGGTGTCCGCGCGTGACACCAAAGTGTCCTACCACTTTTCCCTCTCAGGCTCTGCGGCAGCCATCGACAAGGCCTCTTCGGCCTGCCGCTAG
- a CDS encoding phosphoserine transaminase: MTIPAKPDVRPACPHFSSGPTAKRPGFSLSQLETTAFGRSHRAKDAKAKLAEAIERTKQILNLPEGYRVGIVPASDTGAVEMCMWSMLGAKPVDIFAWESFGKDWVTDAQKQLKLDDCEVYVGDYGVLPPFEKARDDADIVFTWNGTTSGVRVDDHSWIKPNADRVVICDATSAVFAQDIPFEKLDVITYSWQKVLGGEAAHGMLILSPNAVKRLESYTPDRPLPKLFRMTKGGKLNEGIFEGATINTPSMLCVEDYLKALDWAESEGGPAGLKARSDKSLKTLEDWVAKTDWIDFLCADADTRSNTGVTFKIADARVAKLANDEQEAFVKKLVTLLEKEGVAYDFNSYRDAPPGLRIWVGSTVEPSDVEKLTPWLDWAFATVAEELQNA, from the coding sequence ATGACGATTCCCGCTAAGCCGGACGTGCGCCCTGCATGCCCGCATTTCTCTTCCGGTCCGACCGCAAAGCGTCCCGGATTTTCGCTCTCACAACTCGAAACGACCGCCTTTGGCCGCTCGCACCGCGCGAAAGATGCCAAGGCCAAGCTCGCCGAAGCGATTGAGCGCACAAAACAGATATTGAACCTGCCTGAAGGCTACCGCGTCGGTATCGTACCGGCCTCGGACACCGGCGCCGTCGAAATGTGCATGTGGTCCATGCTCGGCGCGAAGCCGGTCGACATCTTTGCCTGGGAAAGCTTCGGCAAGGACTGGGTCACCGACGCGCAGAAACAGCTGAAGCTCGACGATTGCGAAGTCTATGTCGGCGATTATGGCGTCCTGCCACCGTTCGAAAAGGCGCGCGACGATGCCGACATCGTCTTCACCTGGAACGGCACCACATCGGGCGTTCGCGTGGATGACCATAGCTGGATCAAGCCAAATGCGGACCGTGTCGTGATCTGCGATGCGACCTCGGCCGTTTTCGCGCAGGACATCCCGTTCGAGAAGCTCGATGTCATCACCTATAGCTGGCAGAAAGTGCTCGGCGGGGAAGCGGCCCATGGCATGCTGATCCTCAGCCCGAACGCCGTCAAACGCCTCGAAAGCTACACACCCGATCGCCCGCTGCCGAAACTCTTCCGCATGACGAAGGGCGGCAAGCTGAATGAAGGCATCTTCGAGGGCGCGACGATCAACACCCCGTCCATGCTCTGCGTTGAGGACTACCTGAAAGCCCTCGACTGGGCCGAAAGCGAAGGCGGACCAGCAGGCCTCAAGGCGCGCTCCGACAAGAGCCTCAAAACCCTAGAGGACTGGGTCGCGAAGACCGACTGGATCGACTTCCTCTGCGCTGACGCGGACACCCGCTCGAACACAGGCGTGACCTTCAAGATCGCCGATGCGCGCGTTGCAAAGCTCGCCAATGATGAGCAGGAAGCCTTCGTCAAGAAGCTCGTTACCCTGCTCGAGAAGGAAGGCGTGGCCTACGATTTCAACTCCTATCGCGACGCGCCTCCCGGCCTTCGCATCTGGGTTGGATCGACGGTTGAGCCTTCCGATGTCGAGAAGCTGACGCCGTGGCTCGACTGGGCCTTCGCAACCGTCGCCGAAGAGCTTCAGAACGCCTGA
- a CDS encoding DMT family transporter, translating to MTPQRSMTDWSMFLLLSGCWASAFLMTKVAVQDLPASVIIPSRLIVGAICMWAVMLMRGERLPPLSATASWLSIIGLGVIGTAVPFYLITLGQKTINASTASLLIAGAPLFVAGMAHFRFKDDRMTVNKVIGLIVGFIGVAVLLGPDAIKGIGNANLIAQLLVLGGALCYAVNSIIARGAPKLAPAVMPAGFLTVASVVVMPMLFFTDWDEVTFNASNVSAVLALGLVPTAFAGVVLMELVSRTSATFISLTGYVIPIMTVILGYVFFRETQNWNALLAFVLILAGVWLSQRSGRMKRRY from the coding sequence ATGACACCGCAGAGATCCATGACGGACTGGTCCATGTTCCTGCTATTGTCGGGATGTTGGGCGAGCGCTTTCCTCATGACGAAGGTCGCCGTCCAGGATCTGCCGGCCAGCGTCATTATTCCCAGCCGGCTGATTGTCGGGGCGATCTGCATGTGGGCGGTGATGCTGATGCGGGGCGAGCGCCTGCCGCCATTGTCGGCGACGGCGTCCTGGCTTTCCATCATCGGTCTTGGCGTGATCGGGACGGCCGTGCCCTTCTATCTGATTACGCTTGGCCAGAAGACGATCAATGCGTCCACGGCGTCCCTGCTCATCGCGGGCGCGCCTCTCTTCGTGGCGGGTATGGCGCATTTCCGGTTCAAGGACGACAGGATGACCGTCAACAAGGTGATCGGCCTGATTGTCGGCTTCATCGGCGTGGCTGTGCTGCTTGGGCCCGACGCGATCAAGGGTATTGGCAACGCCAATCTGATTGCACAGCTGCTCGTTCTCGGCGGGGCGCTTTGCTACGCCGTCAACAGCATCATCGCGCGCGGCGCACCAAAGCTTGCCCCGGCTGTGATGCCAGCCGGCTTTCTGACGGTGGCATCGGTCGTGGTCATGCCGATGCTGTTCTTCACCGATTGGGATGAGGTGACTTTCAACGCTTCAAACGTGTCGGCTGTGCTCGCCCTGGGGCTGGTTCCGACGGCGTTTGCGGGCGTCGTTCTGATGGAGCTTGTGTCGAGAACCAGTGCGACTTTCATCTCGCTGACTGGCTATGTCATTCCGATCATGACCGTGATCCTTGGTTACGTTTTCTTCCGGGAGACGCAGAACTGGAACGCGCTGCTGGCCTTTGTGCTGATTCTGGCTGGGGTCTGGCTGTCGCAGCGAAGCGGCCGGATGAAGCGCCGATACTGA
- a CDS encoding TauD/TfdA family dioxygenase: protein MTEINVRPIAGALGAEIEGIDLSDDLSNEAFDTVHQAFLDHHVIFFRDQHDLSPEKHKAFGRRFGTLNVHPYVKGMDGHPEILEIIKEPDETTNFGGGWHTDMSFLEEPALGSILHAIEVPPFGGDTLWANQHAAYDALSDGLKETLASLTAIHSAKGEYGPKGQSALGRKSMDTQAAPDAPEFEHPVVRTHPETGRKGLYVNPAFTMRFKGWTRRESRPLLNYLFEHCRQEPFTCRFRWEAGSVAFWDNRSTWHFALNDYQGHRRHMRRVTVNGDRPF, encoded by the coding sequence ATGACAGAAATAAATGTACGTCCGATCGCAGGTGCGCTCGGTGCTGAAATCGAAGGCATCGACCTTTCCGATGACCTGTCAAACGAAGCATTCGACACGGTGCATCAGGCCTTTCTCGATCATCACGTGATCTTCTTTCGCGACCAGCACGATCTGAGCCCCGAGAAGCACAAGGCGTTTGGTCGCCGGTTCGGGACGCTGAATGTGCACCCTTATGTCAAAGGCATGGACGGCCATCCGGAAATCCTCGAAATCATCAAGGAGCCGGACGAGACAACCAATTTCGGCGGCGGCTGGCACACCGACATGTCCTTCCTCGAAGAGCCAGCGCTCGGCTCGATCCTGCACGCGATTGAAGTCCCGCCCTTTGGCGGTGACACGCTCTGGGCGAACCAGCATGCGGCTTATGATGCGCTGTCGGATGGGCTGAAAGAGACATTGGCCAGCCTTACGGCGATCCACTCGGCCAAGGGCGAATATGGCCCGAAAGGCCAGTCGGCGCTGGGGCGCAAGAGCATGGACACGCAAGCTGCGCCAGATGCGCCGGAGTTCGAGCACCCTGTCGTGCGCACACATCCTGAAACAGGGCGTAAAGGGCTCTATGTGAACCCTGCCTTCACCATGCGTTTCAAAGGGTGGACGCGGCGCGAGAGCCGGCCATTGCTGAACTATCTGTTCGAACATTGCCGTCAGGAGCCCTTCACCTGCCGCTTCCGCTGGGAGGCTGGCTCGGTCGCCTTCTGGGACAACCGCTCGACCTGGCACTTTGCGCTCAACGATTATCAGGGCCATCGCCGACATATGCGGCGGGTGACGGTGAATGGAGACCGGCCTTTCTAG
- a CDS encoding DUF998 domain-containing protein encodes MLLKSRYIHYYVIASCLVAGAIDLTMAIAMNRQSLLTSTISDLAAGDFASAQDIGLILVAIAIALTGLIVWRTGDQGWPSGIAAVLFGLTGPLIILISLYEAYSKTSPENPVIHYYAVAAIGIFLAVALAILAIVRGGGRPLFRYGTLLAALIYLLAGAATFGVSNDIIGLVERLAAIGLLVWLLSFHIGHLVEDE; translated from the coding sequence ATGCTCCTGAAATCGCGGTACATCCATTATTATGTCATCGCGTCCTGTCTGGTCGCGGGCGCCATCGATCTGACCATGGCCATTGCCATGAACCGCCAGAGCCTTCTCACCTCCACCATCAGCGACCTTGCTGCGGGCGATTTTGCCTCCGCGCAGGATATCGGCCTCATTCTGGTCGCCATCGCCATTGCGTTGACCGGTCTTATTGTCTGGCGGACAGGCGACCAAGGCTGGCCGAGCGGCATTGCGGCGGTTCTGTTCGGCCTGACCGGACCCCTTATCATCCTTATCTCGCTCTACGAGGCCTATTCAAAGACCAGCCCCGAAAACCCGGTCATTCATTATTATGCTGTCGCCGCGATCGGTATCTTCCTGGCCGTAGCCCTCGCCATTCTGGCTATTGTGCGAGGTGGCGGCCGCCCACTCTTTCGATATGGCACGCTGCTCGCGGCGCTGATTTACCTGCTAGCCGGTGCGGCGACTTTCGGTGTGTCGAATGATATCATCGGCCTTGTCGAACGCCTTGCAGCGATCGGCCTGCTGGTCTGGCTGCTCAGCTTCCATATTGGCCACCTGGTTGAAGACGAGTAG
- the thiD gene encoding bifunctional hydroxymethylpyrimidine kinase/phosphomethylpyrimidine kinase codes for MEDTEDKQGRVLVIAGSDSGGGAGIQADIKAIMAMGGYAMTAITAITVQDTKGVHDVHPVPLKTVRDQMLVCLNDIGADAIKTGMLGTADLVETIAETLEERAKDAPRIIDPVMVASSGDQLISQKAVGALTSLLLPGAHLLTPNAPEAEVLTGKSVDGINGQRRAAEALLKRGAKGVLVKGGHIPGRVITDVLQTEHGEWMFESQRIETSSTHGTGCTLASAISALVAKGTPIQDAVEQARDYLHKAIETAKGFGHGHGPINHGWALDDNEDG; via the coding sequence ATGGAAGACACTGAAGACAAGCAGGGCCGCGTGCTCGTAATCGCCGGCTCAGACTCCGGCGGCGGGGCTGGCATTCAGGCCGATATCAAGGCCATCATGGCGATGGGCGGCTATGCGATGACAGCCATTACGGCCATCACCGTCCAGGACACAAAAGGCGTCCACGATGTCCACCCGGTCCCGCTCAAGACGGTCCGGGACCAGATGCTGGTCTGCCTGAACGACATTGGCGCCGACGCGATCAAGACCGGCATGCTGGGAACAGCTGACCTCGTCGAAACCATTGCCGAAACGCTGGAAGAGCGCGCAAAGGACGCGCCGCGCATTATTGATCCGGTCATGGTTGCGTCATCGGGCGACCAGCTGATCAGCCAGAAAGCGGTCGGCGCGCTCACTTCTCTTCTCTTGCCAGGCGCTCATTTGCTGACGCCGAACGCGCCTGAAGCTGAAGTGCTGACCGGCAAGTCTGTCGACGGCATCAACGGCCAGCGCCGCGCCGCCGAAGCGCTTCTGAAACGCGGCGCAAAGGGTGTTCTGGTCAAGGGCGGGCACATCCCGGGGCGCGTGATCACGGATGTCCTCCAGACCGAACATGGCGAGTGGATGTTTGAAAGCCAGCGCATTGAGACGAGCTCCACCCACGGCACGGGCTGCACGCTGGCGAGCGCCATCTCTGCTCTGGTCGCGAAAGGCACGCCCATCCAGGACGCCGTGGAGCAGGCGCGCGATTATCTCCACAAGGCCATAGAAACCGCCAAGGGCTTCGGCCATGGCCACGGCCCCATCAATCACGGCTGGGCGCTGGATGACAACGAAGACGGGTGA
- the ftsH gene encoding ATP-dependent zinc metalloprotease FtsH — translation MNMRNLAVWGLIAALVVAMMIAMQSSSVAVGSEKVPISELRQMASQGQLEKVTVTNDRVTATTNSGETYYAEKLPTNIEVSTWFADQGVQVTEDAETGFSLGGLLLNLLPLVLILGLFLFLMRQMQGGGGGRGAMSFGKSRARMLTEKSGRVTFDDVAGVDEAKEELQEVVEFLRDPARFQRLGGKIPKGALLVGPPGTGKTLLARAVAGEAGVPFFTISGSDFVEMFVGVGASRVRDMFEQAKRNAPCIIFIDEIDAVGRSRGAGIGGGNDEREQTLNQLLVEMDGFEANDGIIIIAATNRPDVLDPALLRPGRFDRQVTVSNPDILGRERILKVHMRNVPLAKDVVSKVIARGTPGFSGADLANLVNEAALLAARRGKRVVSMAEFEDAKDKVLMGPERRSMVMSDKEKRLTAYHEAGHALVGIRMPGTDPVHKATIIPRGRALGMVMQLPEDDKLSQTRLEMTSRLAVLMGGRVAEELAFGEENVTSGASSDIQHATRIARAMVTSFGLSDVIGPVDYSDNSDPYTRPTHVSEETSRKIEAEVRALVQKGMDEARRILTDHRDEWTTIAEGLLEYETLSGQEITDLINGKPPTRPEEPDEPQGPASAVPVTGKRRNKGRDGEPGGEPEPA, via the coding sequence ATGAATATGCGTAATCTCGCAGTATGGGGCCTTATCGCAGCGCTCGTCGTCGCCATGATGATCGCCATGCAAAGCTCTTCTGTAGCGGTTGGCTCCGAGAAGGTTCCGATCTCGGAACTGCGTCAGATGGCCAGCCAGGGTCAACTTGAGAAAGTGACGGTCACCAATGATCGCGTCACCGCCACGACCAATTCTGGCGAGACTTATTACGCCGAAAAGCTGCCAACCAATATCGAGGTCTCGACCTGGTTCGCTGACCAGGGCGTGCAGGTCACCGAAGATGCCGAAACCGGCTTCAGCCTTGGCGGTCTTCTTCTGAACCTTCTTCCGCTGGTCCTGATCCTCGGCCTGTTCCTGTTCCTGATGCGTCAGATGCAGGGCGGCGGCGGTGGACGCGGCGCGATGAGCTTCGGCAAATCCCGCGCCCGCATGCTGACCGAAAAGTCCGGCCGCGTGACATTTGATGATGTCGCGGGTGTCGATGAAGCCAAGGAAGAGCTTCAGGAAGTCGTGGAGTTCCTTCGCGACCCTGCCCGTTTCCAGCGTCTCGGCGGCAAGATCCCGAAAGGCGCTTTGCTGGTCGGCCCTCCGGGCACCGGTAAAACGCTGCTCGCCCGGGCTGTGGCCGGCGAAGCTGGCGTTCCCTTCTTCACGATTTCCGGTTCGGACTTTGTCGAAATGTTCGTCGGTGTCGGCGCAAGCCGTGTCCGCGACATGTTCGAGCAGGCCAAGCGCAATGCTCCCTGCATTATCTTCATCGACGAGATCGATGCCGTTGGCCGGTCCCGCGGTGCCGGTATCGGCGGCGGAAATGATGAGCGCGAGCAGACGCTGAACCAGCTTCTGGTCGAGATGGATGGCTTTGAAGCCAATGACGGCATCATCATCATCGCCGCGACCAACCGTCCCGACGTGCTCGACCCGGCACTGCTGCGCCCCGGCCGTTTCGACCGTCAGGTGACTGTCAGCAATCCGGACATTCTCGGGCGCGAGCGCATCCTCAAAGTGCATATGCGTAACGTGCCGCTGGCCAAGGACGTCGTGTCGAAAGTCATTGCGCGGGGTACGCCAGGCTTCTCCGGCGCCGACCTTGCCAACCTCGTCAACGAGGCCGCTCTGCTGGCGGCAAGGCGTGGGAAGCGCGTTGTCTCCATGGCCGAGTTCGAAGATGCCAAGGACAAGGTGCTGATGGGGCCGGAACGGCGCTCCATGGTCATGTCCGACAAGGAAAAGCGCCTCACCGCCTATCACGAAGCCGGTCACGCCCTTGTGGGCATCCGGATGCCTGGCACCGACCCGGTCCACAAGGCGACCATTATTCCGCGCGGTCGTGCCCTCGGCATGGTCATGCAGCTGCCGGAAGACGACAAGCTCTCCCAGACGCGGCTTGAGATGACCTCCAGGCTCGCTGTCCTGATGGGCGGTCGCGTCGCAGAGGAACTGGCATTCGGTGAAGAGAACGTCACCTCCGGCGCATCATCCGATATCCAGCATGCGACCCGGATTGCCCGGGCCATGGTGACCAGTTTTGGCCTCTCCGATGTCATCGGGCCTGTCGACTATTCCGACAATTCGGACCCGTACACACGGCCGACCCATGTTTCGGAGGAAACCTCCCGGAAGATCGAGGCCGAGGTGCGTGCCCTTGTCCAGAAGGGCATGGATGAAGCCCGCCGGATCCTGACCGATCACCGCGACGAATGGACGACCATCGCTGAGGGCCTGCTCGAATATGAGACGCTGTCTGGCCAGGAGATCACTGATCTCATCAACGGCAAGCCGCCGACCCGTCCGGAAGAGCCCGATGAGCCACAGGGCCCTGCCTCGGCTGTGCCGGTTACCGGCAAGCGCCGTAACAAGGGCCGCGACGGAGAACCGGGCGGCGAACCGGAACCGGCCTGA